The genomic stretch ATCGCCCGTCTCTAATAGCCGGGGAGAGTACTTCGCTCCTGAATCAAACGTCTGGTCATTTGCCGGTCTAGCCGGTGAACGGCCGGGACTGGAGATCGGCCCGGTGGGGACACGGTTCTGGGAGACCAAGTGCCGAGAGTGGCTACAGCAGAAagtggaggaggaagccaAGCGTCTTGCTATGATCCACTTGCACGTAAAGCACGTTCATGCGTCCGCTAGCGATGCGGCGCAGGGcaaggagagggaggcacTTGTTCGCGAATGGTTCCCGGATGCGGAGGACAGGCGTGATACTGAGGAATATCTCACTGCGGTTTTCGGCAAAGAGGTGTTTGACGCGGTTGTGAGCGCACAATTTCTTGCTTCACCGGTTCTCAAGCAGTACGCCGCCGGTGTAGACCTAGTGGAGCGCCAGATTCTCTGGGGGTGTACAACGGCTGAATCTGTAGAGATGGagaccgcagacgccgaagagcccCAGGTGGAGTCCGAGCTCATGCTCCGCGAAGCATGGGAGCGTCGGCCTGACAGTTACACCTGGGACCAGGGTCCGTCTGACGAGTTGCTGCTGTGGCTGGGGGAGCGTGCTCTGAAGACGAAAGtggaggcggaagcggagagTGCTGCTTCGTCGAGCGTCGCTGACTCGTCCACGCCTGCTGAGGCTGAGCATGCATTGCTGGAGGACCCGACGCCTTCGGggtcggcggaggaggacggtgCGCTCGGTCAGGGTGCTGCCGCTCCACCTCGCGGATCTTCAGAGGCTGGCGGAGAAAGGAGCCTTGCAAGCAGGGGGTTCGAGCTTGCGTTCTCGCTGGAGGAGGCTCGCATCCTCGAGGGACTGCTCCCCGATGCTCAGTCGTTGTTCACTGAAGCCTTCGGTAGGGAGGGGGGCGAGGACCTGACTGTGCAGCAAAAAGCTGCCAGTGCAAGGGTATCAGTTCTTAGTGCACTTGGAGATCGGCTGTTCGCAGAGAAGCTCGCCGAGCAACAAACTGAGCTCGATGCGCCGCATCCGCTCGCCGTGCAGGAGTGAGACAGGGCAAGGCGCAACTCTGTTTGGACGACCCCCCTCGTGTGCAAAGCGAAGACACGGTGATGATGGAATTGATGCGATCCACGCGTGCAGACGTCTAAACACGTGGGAACATGGGCTGAGAGGAGATGCTGTCCGTGCGGCTAGCCTGCGAAAACTCTACGATGCGTTCGTTCTAATTTTTTTGTAAACTGAGGAGAGCGCATTGGAGCTTCCGGCTATATCACTCTGAAGCTGCTGTGTTTATTCGTCCGTGGGAGCGATGGCCATGTGTTTCACTTTCGGTCGTGCAAGCGACAACTCACCACTCCCACCGTAAGCTGCAGCACCGCGGGAGACCCGCCTTCACCTTTCTCTCTCAAAAACAGCGACGACTCACTCCCAGAACCGATCTCGCGCAGTGGTGGTTGATGGTTGCGTGAGGTTCCCAGTCTCTCGGCACCTTTGCGCTTACCGAGTGATAATGAACGATCCCGCCGGCACAGTCGCACGAGGCGGTCAGCGGGGTGGTTCACAGGTTGCTGGAAACGTAGACGAGTGGAGCCGTTGCAGGCCTGAGGTC from Besnoitia besnoiti strain Bb-Ger1 chromosome X, whole genome shotgun sequence encodes the following:
- a CDS encoding hypothetical protein (encoded by transcript BESB_015850); its protein translation is MANAAPRMRRAAIEVLEDRARIFESRDEVSTEEQVMGAVADAIGGLSGARAGRSRRGTVRRRLTKASRTLFVFTTLVALSIALLRFSSCMRKLALGRGVPEFGIGVGQQARRRLASADGEKSREGDLVEACKRQSVEEAAAQREVLLDWYVEHQASSHEESGMPEDVALMEAVIDSSQASEEQLEDLRAKVENAESGRAFGKSLGEGVHQFRGVGGVTVEQLTEGVSVSEDSLDLESPVSNSRGEYFAPESNVWSFAGLAGERPGLEIGPVGTRFWETKCREWLQQKVEEEAKRLAMIHLHVKHVHASASDAAQGKEREALVREWFPDAEDRRDTEEYLTAVFGKEVFDAVVSAQFLASPVLKQYAAGVDLVERQILWGCTTAESVEMETADAEEPQVESELMLREAWERRPDSYTWDQGPSDELLLWLGERALKTKVEAEAESAASSSVADSSTPAEAEHALLEDPTPSGSAEEDGALGQGAAAPPRGSSEAGGERSLASRGFELAFSLEEARILEGLLPDAQSLFTEAFGREGGEDLTVQQKAASARVSVLSALGDRLFAEKLAEQQTELDAPHPLAVQE